In a single window of the Thamnophis elegans isolate rThaEle1 chromosome 8, rThaEle1.pri, whole genome shotgun sequence genome:
- the LOC116512050 gene encoding mas-related G-protein coupled receptor member H-like — MNSSLGHLVATENYYKYNNTNDSYENAGEITPFILGWIAWMGITFLTCCIGLVGNGYIIWLLGFQIKRNCFTTFILNLAVADFGFLTSVVINDIQLMTNFLGSTFLSHFCAFFSYMMFMNSHFLLAAISIDRCIVVLFPIWHHCSRPKHLSTVVCIFLWVSSFLLNGSIMVFIVVFGYYNLFGLHFFLTAIVCIPSITLTTVVLFIKVCFKPKQQHKGQLLLMVLITLLCFLILAFPLNAFVLIVNFSNVQISPFLLHWETGIIICACLNSSINPVIYFLVGRKKGAQSKESMKTLLQNTFNESEATGGR; from the coding sequence ATGAATTCCAGCCTGGGACATCTGGTTGCTACAGAAAACTATTATAAGTATAACAATACCAATGACTCATATGAGAATGCAGGAGAGATCACTCCTTTTATTTTAGGATGGATTGCGTGGATGGGTATTACTTTCCTTACCTGTTGTATTGGGTTAGTTGGCAATGGCTACATCATCTGGCTACTTGGCTTCCAGATTAAGAGAAACTGTTTCACCACATTCATCCTTAACTTGGCCGTTGCAGACTTTGGATTCCTCACATCTGTAGTTATAAATGATATCCAACTAATGACTAATTTTCTAGGAAGCACATTTCTCTCCCATTTCTGTGCCTTTTTCTCCTACATGATGTTTATGAACTCTCATTTTCTTCTGGCGGCCATCAGCATCGACCGGTGTATCGTTGTCCTCTTCCCAATCTGGCATCACTGTTCCCGGCCAAAACATTTGTCCACCGTGGTGTGTATCTTCCTGTGGGTCTCCTCTTTCCTCCTGAATGGAAGTATTATGGTATTCATAGTTGTCTTTGGATATTACAATCTGTTTGGTCTCCATTTCTTTCTGACAGCTATAGTTTGCATTCCGTCTATCACACTCACTACTGTGGTTCTTTTCATCAAAGTGTGTTTTAAACCTAAACAGCAACATAAGGGTCAGCTTTTACTGATGGTTTTAATTACTCTTCTCTGTTTCCTCATCCTTGCTTTTCCATTAAATGCCTTTGTGTTGATTGTTAATTTTTCAAATGTTCAAATTAGCCCTTTCCTGCTGCATTGGGAAACAGGTATTATAATATGCGCCTGCCTAAACAGCAGTATTAACCCAGTGATCTATTTTCTAgttgggaggaagaaaggagctcAGTCCAAGGAGAGCATGAAGACCCTTTTGCAAAATACCTTCAATGAAAGTGAAGCCACTGGAGGGAGATAG